The following nucleotide sequence is from Oceanivirga salmonicida.
TGAATGTCATCAATTATATTTTTGGTTTCAACATAGTATGTTTTAGGAATATGTTTTTTAGGACTTAATAACTCATGAGATAGTTTACCATCATTAGTGAGTATCAATAAACCCACTGTATCTATATCTAATCTACCTAATGGAAATAAGTTATATGTACTGTAATTAGAATTTAATAATTCTGTTACTACCTTGTATTTTTTATCTTCTGTTGCACTTATATACCCACTTGGTTTATTTAACATAATATAAATATATGGTTTATATTCAACTTTTTTATATGATACAGTTATTATATCGTTATTTTCATTAATACTAAATGGTCTAAAAAATG
It contains:
- a CDS encoding 16S rRNA pseudouridine(516) synthase produces the protein FFRPFSINENNDIITVSYKKVEYKPYIYIMLNKPSGYISATEDKKYKVVTELLNSNYSTYNLFPLGRLDIDTVGLLILTNDGKLSHELLSPKKHIPKTYYVETKNIIDDIQIKKLEIGVDIGDYITKSDAKLEILTDKTCHLTITEGKFHQIKKMFLAVGNEVIFLKRVKMNKLELDNTLDYGEYRELSVKELESLKGK